A region from the Lentimonas sp. CC4 genome encodes:
- a CDS encoding acyl-CoA carboxylase subunit beta, producing MAIDPKLLEELRERRAVARKAGGEEKLAKRHAKGQMGARERLENLFEEGTFQEFGMHAEHTCQRFGLANKKLPYDGVVCGTGLVDGRGVAAYAQDFTVGGGAVGRIHAKKICDLMDFAVEAGMPVVSVNDSGGARIQEGVDSLSGYGQIFFKNVLLSGVVPQVAVIAGPCAGGAAYSPALADFLIMTRDTANMFICGPDVIKAATGEVAKLEQFASAAAHASISGNIHLVADDDTHAMAMTSKLLSFLPSNNLGDPPHVLTDLDLSDDLEMNEIVPDSPKKPLDVMAVIDRLVDGGDFFEIMPDFARSLIVGFARIEGVVVGIVANNPMVKAGTLDIDSSDKGARFIRTCNIYNIPIVTLVDVPGFMPGLAQEQGGIIRHGAKMLFAYAAATVPKITMIMRKAYGGAYLAMCSADLGADMVFAWPTAEIAVMGAEGAVNVLFRKELKEAEDPKKRAAEISEEYRNEFASPYQAAANAMITDVIEPSQTRAAIALALRNTLSKRDSRPPKKHGNIPL from the coding sequence ATGGCTATAGATCCAAAATTACTTGAAGAGCTTCGTGAGCGGCGTGCGGTTGCGCGCAAGGCTGGTGGCGAAGAAAAACTAGCGAAGCGTCATGCCAAGGGGCAGATGGGTGCTCGCGAACGTCTTGAAAATCTCTTTGAAGAGGGCACGTTTCAAGAATTCGGAATGCATGCCGAGCACACTTGTCAGCGCTTTGGCCTGGCGAATAAGAAGCTTCCTTATGATGGTGTCGTTTGTGGCACTGGCCTCGTCGATGGCCGTGGGGTTGCTGCGTATGCGCAGGACTTCACTGTTGGCGGTGGTGCTGTAGGACGTATCCATGCGAAGAAGATCTGTGATCTGATGGACTTCGCAGTTGAAGCTGGTATGCCAGTTGTGAGTGTGAATGACTCCGGAGGTGCACGTATTCAAGAGGGTGTCGACTCCTTGAGTGGTTACGGCCAGATCTTCTTTAAGAACGTATTGCTCTCTGGTGTGGTGCCTCAGGTCGCTGTGATCGCTGGCCCTTGTGCGGGTGGTGCTGCGTATTCGCCGGCATTGGCTGACTTCCTTATCATGACTCGCGACACTGCGAACATGTTCATCTGTGGACCAGACGTGATTAAAGCGGCAACTGGTGAAGTCGCTAAGTTGGAGCAATTCGCTTCGGCAGCAGCGCACGCAAGCATCTCTGGTAACATCCACTTGGTGGCTGATGATGATACACATGCGATGGCGATGACTTCGAAGTTGTTGTCATTCTTGCCAAGTAACAATCTTGGAGATCCCCCACACGTTTTGACTGACCTCGATCTCTCCGATGACTTGGAGATGAACGAAATCGTGCCAGACTCACCAAAGAAGCCTTTGGATGTGATGGCAGTGATCGATCGTTTGGTTGATGGCGGTGACTTCTTCGAAATTATGCCTGACTTCGCACGTAGCCTGATCGTTGGCTTCGCACGTATCGAAGGTGTCGTCGTAGGTATCGTTGCTAATAACCCAATGGTGAAGGCTGGCACATTGGATATCGATAGCTCTGACAAGGGTGCTCGTTTCATCCGCACATGTAATATCTATAACATCCCGATCGTAACGCTCGTTGACGTTCCAGGCTTCATGCCAGGTCTTGCTCAAGAGCAGGGTGGTATCATCCGCCACGGTGCGAAGATGCTGTTTGCATATGCTGCTGCGACTGTGCCGAAAATCACTATGATCATGCGTAAAGCATACGGTGGTGCTTATCTCGCGATGTGCTCGGCCGACCTTGGTGCGGACATGGTCTTCGCTTGGCCAACTGCGGAAATCGCGGTGATGGGTGCTGAAGGTGCTGTGAACGTCCTCTTCCGTAAGGAACTGAAGGAAGCTGAAGATCCTAAGAAGCGTGCTGCTGAAATCAGTGAAGAGTATCGCAATGAGTTTGCGTCTCCTTACCAAGCCGCTGCCAACGCAATGATCACCGATGTGATTGAGCCCTCTCAGACACGTGCTGCTATTGCTCTTGCGCTTCGTAATACGCTGAGTAAGCGTGATTCACGTCCGCCTAAGAAGCACGGTAATATCCCACTATAA
- a CDS encoding OadG family transporter subunit: MNHLNIILAASGPAAEAQTSGTTEVVVVGFGFVMVVLVLLALVTAAIGAVFRRYDAKIAAKADAAVAAAVAKANLAPAAAPVAAAPVAAAPVPAPAAAPVAAAPVSEGEDPALMAVLAAAVHSVIGDRAHRIVSIRPGGPGWAQEGRRQIFSSHRVR; encoded by the coding sequence ATGAATCATTTAAACATAATTCTGGCCGCTAGCGGCCCCGCTGCCGAAGCTCAGACTTCGGGGACAACGGAAGTTGTCGTCGTAGGCTTTGGTTTCGTCATGGTTGTCCTGGTGCTTCTTGCACTCGTGACAGCGGCCATCGGTGCAGTGTTTCGTCGCTACGATGCCAAGATTGCTGCGAAAGCGGATGCTGCGGTTGCAGCAGCTGTTGCGAAGGCAAACCTAGCACCTGCGGCAGCTCCAGTTGCGGCAGCTCCAGTTGCGGCAGCTCCAGTTCCAGCTCCAGCGGCAGCTCCGGTTGCAGCAGCTCCAGTCAGTGAAGGGGAAGACCCTGCGCTGATGGCAGTTCTGGCAGCAGCCGTGCACTCTGTGATTGGAGACCGTGCGCATCGTATCGTATCGATTCGTCCGGGAGGTCCTGGCTGGGCTCAAGAAGGCCGCCGTCAGATCTTCTCATCGCACCGTGTGCGCTAG
- the mce gene encoding methylmalonyl-CoA epimerase, with translation MIQQIDHLGIAVHNLEDSIEYYEKALGLHLHGREEVESQKVRTAFFEAGDVHIELLEPTSPDSPIAKFLEKNGEGIHHIAFRVDDVVGQLKQASDAGVRLIHEVPFEGAANKLVAFLHPKSTRGVLTEFCQEKK, from the coding sequence ATGATTCAGCAAATTGATCACCTCGGCATCGCCGTCCACAACCTCGAAGATTCTATCGAGTATTATGAAAAAGCACTTGGCTTGCATTTGCATGGTCGCGAAGAAGTAGAGTCGCAGAAAGTGCGCACTGCTTTCTTTGAGGCGGGCGATGTTCACATTGAGTTGCTTGAGCCGACTTCGCCAGATAGTCCGATTGCGAAGTTCCTTGAAAAGAACGGCGAAGGTATTCACCACATTGCATTCCGCGTGGATGATGTGGTGGGGCAACTTAAGCAGGCTTCGGACGCAGGTGTGCGTTTGATTCATGAAGTGCCTTTTGAGGGCGCTGCGAATAAGTTGGTTGCGTTTCTTCATCCAAAATCGACTCGTGGCGTGCTGACTGAGTTCTGCCAAGAGAAGAAGTAG
- a CDS encoding biotin/lipoyl-containing protein, whose translation MKRLRISVEGKTYEVEVELLDEGFASPAPRSAAPSGSARVAAPAAAPAPAPVAAPAAPAAGGSGDGVVSPLAAVVVSADVAVGDTVAEGQTVITLEAMKMNTIVAAPKAGTVTAILVAAGDAVEEGQVMVTLS comes from the coding sequence ATGAAACGTTTACGTATAAGTGTCGAAGGTAAGACTTATGAAGTCGAAGTAGAACTGTTGGACGAGGGCTTTGCCTCTCCGGCTCCAAGATCAGCTGCTCCAAGTGGCAGTGCACGTGTTGCCGCTCCTGCTGCAGCGCCAGCACCGGCTCCAGTCGCCGCTCCAGCTGCTCCAGCCGCTGGTGGTTCAGGTGATGGTGTCGTTAGCCCATTGGCCGCAGTCGTGGTCTCTGCAGATGTCGCCGTTGGTGATACTGTCGCAGAGGGGCAAACAGTCATTACACTCGAAGCAATGAAGATGAATACCATCGTTGCCGCTCCTAAGGCTGGCACTGTTACTGCGATCCTAGTCGCAGCAGGCGATGCCGTTGAAGAAGGCCAAGTCATGGTCACTCTTTCTTAA
- a CDS encoding methylmalonyl-CoA mutase family protein, with product MNKDPKNTKKLLEEFPAATPEQWREAAEKLLKGAPYDKIMERQSPEGIRLKPIFWKEVLESLPAAETQPGFDGYLRGTKASGYRVQPWEIAQELPYGTPKEFNDAAKADLMRGQDALNVILDIATLKGLDPDSAQAGEVGACGLSIANLQDIKAAFSEILPEAVSFHIRTGCAGLTVGSIFFAWLKEQGIALDSVKGSLGMDPIAVRSAAGQLPAELAELLDEQAVLAEFCAKEAPSIRSVGVSTTPYHQAGASAVEELGIALATGSAYLTELTARGLSVDDAAKQIRFSFSIGPNFFMEIAKLRAARVLWSQVVAAFGGSAEAQKINMHARTGLYNKTKKDPYVNMLRTTTEAMSGVIGGVDSLCVGNFDEVSRLPDTFSRRISRNTQVILQEECELTAVVDPAGGSWAIEWLTGEVSEKSWAFFQEIESKGGIVPALKDGFIADTLAKTAAGQEKQLNQRRVSLVGTNVYPNLDEAELESRLPDYTKLREERAQEIARARVATDPDADAKIMAALTKVAEVDRAGLIDAIIDAVSVGATIGEITKTVRAAANPSQLMQPLPVARLAAKYEAIRAASAKYKAANGHGPKLFLCNLGPLRRHKGRADFTKGFFQSGGFEVISPAGFETPEAAVAALGESGAAITVVCGTDGDYEENFANYAQAIKAANPNTRVLLAGFPGANEADYRAAGMDDFIFVKSDNYATNRQALELLGVL from the coding sequence ATGAACAAGGATCCAAAAAACACAAAAAAACTCCTAGAAGAGTTCCCTGCCGCAACACCAGAACAATGGCGCGAAGCCGCCGAAAAGCTACTCAAAGGCGCGCCCTATGATAAGATCATGGAGCGCCAGTCCCCTGAAGGGATTCGCCTGAAGCCGATTTTCTGGAAAGAAGTATTAGAGTCACTGCCTGCAGCAGAGACTCAACCTGGCTTCGACGGCTACCTCCGCGGCACCAAAGCATCAGGCTACCGAGTGCAACCATGGGAGATCGCTCAAGAGCTACCTTACGGCACTCCAAAAGAATTTAACGATGCCGCCAAGGCCGACCTAATGCGCGGCCAAGACGCGCTTAATGTCATCCTCGACATCGCGACACTCAAGGGACTCGACCCAGACAGTGCCCAAGCTGGGGAAGTCGGCGCATGTGGTCTTTCAATCGCCAACCTACAAGACATTAAAGCCGCATTCTCCGAGATCCTCCCCGAAGCGGTCAGCTTCCACATCCGCACAGGATGCGCAGGACTCACAGTCGGCTCCATCTTCTTCGCATGGTTGAAGGAGCAAGGCATCGCACTGGATAGCGTTAAGGGCAGCCTCGGAATGGATCCGATCGCAGTGCGCTCCGCAGCTGGCCAACTCCCAGCCGAACTCGCCGAACTACTCGACGAGCAAGCCGTGCTCGCAGAATTCTGTGCGAAAGAAGCACCGTCCATCCGCTCGGTAGGCGTATCGACGACACCTTACCACCAAGCAGGCGCATCCGCAGTCGAAGAACTCGGCATCGCACTCGCCACTGGTTCTGCTTACCTCACCGAGTTGACCGCACGCGGCCTCTCCGTCGATGACGCTGCTAAGCAAATCCGCTTCAGCTTCTCAATCGGCCCGAACTTCTTCATGGAGATCGCAAAGCTGCGCGCAGCACGTGTGCTCTGGTCACAAGTCGTCGCCGCTTTCGGTGGTAGCGCCGAAGCGCAGAAGATCAACATGCACGCTCGCACAGGTCTCTATAATAAGACGAAGAAAGACCCATACGTAAACATGCTCCGCACCACAACCGAGGCCATGAGTGGCGTCATCGGCGGTGTCGACAGCCTCTGCGTTGGTAACTTCGACGAAGTCTCGCGTCTACCAGACACCTTCAGCCGTCGCATCTCGCGTAACACTCAGGTCATCCTGCAAGAAGAGTGCGAACTCACCGCAGTGGTCGATCCAGCTGGTGGCTCATGGGCAATCGAATGGTTGACCGGTGAAGTCTCCGAAAAATCGTGGGCATTCTTCCAAGAAATCGAATCTAAGGGCGGTATCGTTCCAGCACTTAAAGATGGATTCATCGCAGACACACTTGCTAAAACAGCAGCTGGCCAAGAGAAACAACTCAACCAGCGCCGCGTCAGCCTAGTCGGCACAAACGTCTATCCAAACCTTGACGAAGCAGAACTGGAATCACGCCTCCCCGACTACACAAAGCTACGCGAAGAGCGTGCTCAGGAAATCGCCCGCGCCCGTGTCGCAACCGACCCAGACGCAGATGCCAAGATCATGGCTGCACTCACAAAGGTAGCCGAAGTTGATCGCGCTGGCCTCATCGACGCAATCATCGACGCTGTCAGCGTCGGTGCCACCATCGGTGAAATCACAAAGACCGTCCGTGCAGCAGCGAACCCTAGCCAGCTCATGCAGCCGCTACCCGTCGCACGTCTCGCTGCTAAATACGAAGCAATCCGCGCCGCATCTGCAAAATACAAAGCAGCAAACGGACACGGACCGAAGCTCTTCCTTTGCAACCTCGGACCACTCCGTCGCCACAAAGGCCGCGCAGACTTCACCAAGGGCTTCTTCCAATCAGGAGGCTTTGAAGTAATCTCACCCGCAGGCTTCGAAACACCTGAAGCAGCCGTCGCAGCACTCGGCGAATCCGGCGCAGCGATCACAGTCGTTTGCGGCACCGATGGCGACTACGAAGAAAACTTCGCGAACTACGCTCAAGCCATCAAAGCAGCCAACCCGAACACACGCGTCTTACTCGCTGGCTTCCCTGGAGCCAACGAAGCAGACTACCGCGCAGCCGGCATGGACGACTTCATCTTCGTCAAGTCCGATAACTACGCGACTAACCGCCAAGCCCTCGAACTCCTCGGCGTGCTTTAA